In Erigeron canadensis isolate Cc75 chromosome 7, C_canadensis_v1, whole genome shotgun sequence, one DNA window encodes the following:
- the LOC122607069 gene encoding uncharacterized protein LOC122607069 isoform X1 — translation MDNKDGSKSSSSEEQPPPTFGYFCTDNEFVNMDMKCVYESECMYGYLKATDERIAYDEEEEVPSLRHEDPRDISYTGKVTCPSDVALLVNTYCVGRFNIMRTHQHDDGVDLLAKKLMEFDTQFVQDMTPILLVLLLNVAVQLRIDSLINLMLNTMHEGGFADAILNMPAIKDSKIPFFNRYIFSFDAIEMSERDSF, via the exons GTTATTTTTGTACGGACAATGAGTTTGTGAATATGGATATGAAATGTGTCTATGAGTCTGAATGCATGTATGGCTATTTGAAAGCGACGGATGAGCGCATAGCATATGATGAGGAGGAAGAGGTTCCAAGTCTTCGTCATGAGGATCCCAGAGATATAAGCTATACTGGAAAAGTGACCTGCCCAAGCGACGTCGCTTTATTGGTTAATACATACTGCGTTGGACGTTTCAACATCATGAGAACTCATCAACATGACGACGGCGTCGATCTCCTTGCAAAGAAGTTGATGGAGTTCGATACCCAATTTGTCCAAGATATGACACCCATCCTTCTTGTTCTACTTCTCAAT GTTGCTGTGCAATTGAGGATCGACAGCCTCATTAACCTGATGCTTAATACTATGCATGAAGGGGGGTTTGCTGATGCTATCTTGAACATGCCTGCTATTAAGGATTCAAAAATCCCATTCTTCAATcgatatatttttagttttgatgCAATTGAAATGAGTGAGCGCGATAGCTTCTAA
- the LOC122607053 gene encoding uncharacterized protein LOC122607053, with amino-acid sequence MGLDTESGKSVAPMDLDSVSDKSSPPPAVEEERPIKRGKHPVFGTRIADSEKYRETALNHYSQLTKPEQRRCLLTACSSIICQEMDFQWKNKTILSEDDMVKIKELALKKAESIGEDASAQHARIRKTAVQPCIINDEIRNEIIKRAQDYWMKMEEATKCLRENPFKNKLKNKSDDQGACSVTKFHQSDDQQRKRVQVVAQKKTTPCTKYIRVNRKEVRHRCDAVS; translated from the exons ATGGGCTTGGATACCGAGTCGGGTAAATCAGTAGCACCCATGGATTTGGATTCTGTGTCGGATaaatcatcaccaccaccagctGTCGAAGAAGA GAGGCCCATTAAGAGAGGAAAGCATCCGGTATTTGGTACTAGAATTGCGGATTCTGAAAAATATAGAGAAACTGCTTTGAATCACTATTCACAGCTAACTAAACCTGAACA ACGTAGGTGCTTATTAACGGCTTGCTCCTCAATCATATG TCAGGAGATGGATTTTCAATGGAAaaataaaacgatcttgagcgaGGACGACAT GGTGAAGATAAAGGAATTGGCATTAAAGAAGGCTGAGAGTATAGGCGAAGACGCCTCTGCGCAACATGCTCGTATCAGAAAGACAGCAGTGCAACCATGCATAATTAATGATGAAATAAGAAATGAAATAATTAAGAGAGCTCAAGATTATTGGATGAAGATGGAGGAGGCGACGAAGTGTCTGCGGGAAAAccctttcaaaaataaactcaAAAATAAATCTGATGATCAAGGAGCTTGTTCAGTAACAAAGTTCCATCAGTCTGATGACCAACAAAGAAAAAGAGTTCAGGTTGTTGCCCAAAAGAAAACCACACCATGCACCAAGTATATCCGTGTCAATAGAAAAGAGGTCCGACATAGGTGCGACGCAGTTTCCTGA